One genomic region from Candidatus Micrarchaeia archaeon encodes:
- a CDS encoding M23 family metallopeptidase gives MGNPPLLVSVPSILKLGEASAWASKSRNEMKKSVWLATLPDKTVRAVVRYTGPKGLSCIYDPSAYDQATKTFGIGYSERMYKKIFGVDVKSMIPFSLPGPKKSDLELLKDHVPPFGILGASRHNSSTERHYKHTGIDIYGPEGTALFAPSDGTVVRATNEKRAGNFIEINDGTYFFRFLHCKELLADFGAHVFQGEKIGTLGSTGNARYARSWILSGGTGKTGKSHLHLEVRGGNVRNGTPFDGIALLEEGLIGVFLDVENLK, from the coding sequence GAAATCCTCCCTTACTGGTTTCTGTACCTAGTATACTCAAATTGGGCGAAGCATCTGCCTGGGCTTCGAAATCCAGGAACGAGATGAAGAAATCCGTGTGGCTCGCAACTTTGCCTGACAAGACAGTGCGGGCTGTAGTAAGATACACAGGTCCGAAGGGGCTGAGCTGCATATACGACCCCTCTGCTTATGACCAAGCGACCAAGACTTTTGGAATCGGCTACTCGGAAAGAATGTACAAGAAAATTTTCGGAGTGGACGTAAAGAGCATGATTCCGTTCTCGTTGCCCGGTCCAAAGAAAAGCGACCTGGAACTGCTGAAGGACCATGTTCCCCCGTTCGGGATTTTGGGCGCTTCGCGCCACAACAGTTCAACAGAACGGCACTACAAGCACACTGGAATAGATATATACGGCCCCGAAGGCACCGCGCTTTTTGCGCCATCCGATGGGACTGTGGTTCGGGCCACCAATGAGAAGCGCGCGGGAAACTTTATTGAGATTAATGACGGCACTTATTTTTTCCGTTTTCTCCATTGCAAAGAATTGCTTGCCGATTTCGGAGCCCATGTTTTCCAAGGAGAGAAAATAGGGACTCTGGGCTCCACTGGAAACGCCAGATACGCGCGTTCCTGGATACTTTCAGGCGGCACAGGCAAAACCGGCAAATCCCACCTGCATCTTGAAGTCCGAGGCGGCAATGTCAGAAATGGGACGCCGTTCGATGGCATAGC